The following is a genomic window from Halobacterium sp. R2-5.
CCCGCGAGGGGATGCCGCGCTTCGCGGGCCTGTCGGCCTGCTGGCCGGGGATCCACCGGGACCCAGTCGCGACGTCCGCCTCGCCGGACCGCACGCTCTCGACGAGCTCTTCGAGGTGTTGCATGTCCGTCGCGAGGTCCGTGTCGAAGTACGCGAGCGTGTCCCCGCGAGCCGCCCGGAACGCGGCGTTCAGCGCGCCGCCGCGGCCGAGGCGCTCGTCGCTGTGGAAGTGCCGGACGCGGTCGTCGCCGTCGGCGAGCCGCGAGGCGATCTCGGGCGTGTCGTCCTCGCAGCCGTCCTCCGCGACGATGACCTCGTAGCTGCCCGCGGGGAGGAAGGCGTCGAGGGTCTCCAGCGTCGTCCGGACCGTCGCCTCGATGGTGTCCGCCTCGTTGTAGGCGGGGAGGACGACGCTCACCTCGACGCCCGAGTCTGTCATCGTCTCGGAGTTCGGCCGGGACCGGGTAAGAACTTTCTGACTCGGTGTACCGCCGGCCTCGGGCGGCCGTTAGCCGGGTCTACCAACACGCGAGTTTGGGCCACCTTACCGGCGCGACAGGCGCCACGTAATCGCAAGACTGCAGCGGATTTACCACGCGTACCAAACCCCTCTTGGCGGTACCGGCCCACAGTGTAGGTATGAGCGCGACAGCCGCGGCGAGTCAGGCACTCACCCCCAAGCAGCTCCGCATCCTCGAGTACCTCCGCGACCACGCCGACGAACGCACCTACTTCAAGTCCCGGCTCATCGGCGACGAGCTCGACCTCTCCGCGAAGGAAGTCGGCGCCAACATGCCCGCCATCGAGGCCGGCGAGTTCGACGTCGACGTCGAGCGCTGGGGGTACTCCTCCTCGACCACGTGGAAGGTCGAGGCCTGACCGTCGACTGACGCCACCCGGCCGCGCGAGCCCGTCGTCCCTCGCGCGTAATTTCTCCCCGGCTCTGCCGGGAACCCAGTGTCTGTCGCAGTCCCGTTCGGACTGCACTCGGCTGCTCCACAGCCGCGGCTCCGGGGCTCTATCGCTGACGGCGTCCCGGGTCAGGGGTCGTAGGAGAGCAGGTCGGCGGCCTCGCCCGCGAACTCCGCGGCGGTCGCGTCGAAGGAGTCGGCGTACCGCACGAGCAACACGACGAGAGTCTCCGGGCGCTCGATCGCGTAGCCGTCCGCCCGCGAGAGCACGCCCGCCTCCTCGAGCTGGGCGGCGTACTTGCTGACGGTCGCCGGCGACACGTCGAGGGCGTCCGCGAGGTCGCTCGCGGTGGCGTCCGGGTCCCGCAGCAGCTCGACGACCATCCCGCGCGGGGTCTCCCGGCGGAGGTAGCCGAGCGCGCGCTTCTCGAACGGCGAGAACCGGCCCGCCGGGTAGAAGCGCTTGTAGTCGCCGTCGCGCTCGCTCTCGACGGCGGACTCCTCCAGCAGCCGCCGCAGGTGGTGTTGGGTCTCCCCGGTGCCGAGCTGGAGGTCGTCCCGGAGTTTCGAGAAGTGCGCGCCCGGCGTCGTCGTCACGTAGCCGGTGATGGCGTCGCGGACGTCGCTGTCGCCGCTCTCGTCGTCGTCCCCGCCCGCGAGCCGCGTCAGCGGGCTCGCTGCGCCGACCGCAGCGAACCGCCGGAGCGTCGAGCGCTTGTCCTCGTCGATGCCCATCTACGGGGGCGTACGTGGTCGGCCGAGAAAAGAGTTCGGTGACCCGTCGGCGCGATTACGCGTTCTCGGTGTCGTCGCCCGCGTCGGCGTCGGTGTCGCCGCTCGCGCCCGCGTCGGCGTCGAGCTCCTGGTCCATCTCCTCGATGACCTCGTCGGTGTTGGTCAAGCCGGTATCTTCGCCCCGCTGGACGGCCTCGGCCTGCTCTTCGAGCTTCTCGGGGTCGACGTCGGCCTCCTTGCTGATCTGGTTGAGGATCTCGTCGATGTCGTCGAGGCCGATGAGTTCGCGGGTCTCCGCGTCGAACTCCAGGCTCCCGAGCTCGGTGCCGTCGTCGGCGACGTCGCTACCGGAGAGGTGTTTGCCGTACCGGCCGACGAGACTCGACAGCTCCTGGGGGATGACGAACGTGTTCGACTCACCGTCGCCGATCCCCTCCAGGGTCTCCATGCCCTTCTCGATGATGGCGCGCTCGCCCATCGACTCCGCGGACTTCGCGCGGAGCACGGTCGAGATGGCGTCACCCTGCGCTTCGAGAATCTGGGACTGCTTCTCGCCCTGCGCGCGGATGATGTTCGACTGCTTGTCACCCTGCGCGTTCTCGATGGCGGACTGGCGTTCACCCTGCGCCTCCAGAATCATCGCGCGGCGGCGGCGCTCGGCGCTGGTCTGTTGCTCCATCGCCTTCTGGACCTCCTGGGAGGGGTTGACCTCGCGGACTTCGACGCTCTCGACGCGAATCCCCCACTCGTCGGTCGGCTCGTCGAGCTCCGTGCGGATGCGGGCGTTGATCTCCTGGCGCTTGTTCAGCGTGTCGTCGAGCTCCATGTCGCCGAGCACCGCGCGCAGCGTCGTCTGCGCGAGGTTCGAGACGGCGGTCTTGTAGTGGTCGACTTCGAGGAACGCGCGCTTGGCGTCCCGCACGCGGATGTAGACGACGGCGTCGGCGGTCACCGGCGAGTTGTCGCGGGTGATCGCCTCCTGGCGGGGCACGTCGATGGTCTGCGTGCGCATGTCGAAGGGGTACGTGCGCGCGACGAACGGCGGCACGATGTTGATACCGGGTTCGAGGAGGCCGCGGTACTCCCCGAACACCGTGAGCGCTTTCTTCTCGTAGGCGTCCACGATTTCGACGGTCTCGTAGACGACGACGGCCAGCAACAGCAACACCAGCAGTCCGACTACCGGTATCACTGCGCCGCCGGTCGCCAGCGGGGTGAACTCCATGCGTGAACGTTCGGCGAGCGGACAATAAGTGTTGGTGCGGCTCGCAGCGCGAGCGACCGTCCGTCTCGGAACTACGAGCCCTCGGCGTCTGTCAGCTCCTGTTCGAGCTCGCGGTCGATGTCGTCGAGGCCGTCGACGGCCTCCACGGTGACGACGTTGCCGCCGCCCGGGTCGACGACCACGACGTCCTCGCCTTCGGGGATGGTGCCGGAGATGGTTCGCGCGCTGTACGACGAGTCGAACCCGCCGGACTGGAGTTTGATGCGCCCCTCCCGCGGGGTCACCTCCTCGGTGACGTAGCCGCGGGACCCGCGGAGGTCCTCGGAGTCCCGGGTCTGCCCGCGCCCCGTCCCCTGGTAGAGCTCGTAGTTGCGGTAGAGGTACAGGGACGCCAGCCCGAACGCGAGCACGAGGCCCGCGAGCACGAACGGCGTCGCCGCCGCCGGGACGAACAGCCCGATGAGCCCGGCTGCCAGCAGCGCGACGCCGAGGACGATGAGGTGTGCACCGGGGGCGAGCGCCTCCATGATGCACAGCGTCGTCCCGACGACCACGAGCAGGAACGACAGGGACTGTCCGAATACTTCGACTACGGCCATACTCCACAGTTAGGACGGCACCGGGAAAACCGTTTACCCGCCTGACCGACTGCGAGGTGGACACGTTCGGGCGAACGCGCTCAGAACAGCAGCAGCGCGAGGACGCCGACCATGGCGGCGACGCCCAGCAGGAAGAACGCGACGTTCTCCGGGGCCGGCGACCCGGGCTCGATGGCGCGCACGTCGGGTTCGGCGTCCGGGCCGACCTCGTCGACTTCGTAGCGCCACGCGCGGTCGTCGCTCTCTGACATA
Proteins encoded in this region:
- a CDS encoding ArsR family transcriptional regulator, whose translation is MGIDEDKRSTLRRFAAVGAASPLTRLAGGDDDESGDSDVRDAITGYVTTTPGAHFSKLRDDLQLGTGETQHHLRRLLEESAVESERDGDYKRFYPAGRFSPFEKRALGYLRRETPRGMVVELLRDPDATASDLADALDVSPATVSKYAAQLEEAGVLSRADGYAIERPETLVVLLVRYADSFDATAAEFAGEAADLLSYDP
- a CDS encoding SPFH domain-containing protein, with the protein product MEFTPLATGGAVIPVVGLLVLLLLAVVVYETVEIVDAYEKKALTVFGEYRGLLEPGINIVPPFVARTYPFDMRTQTIDVPRQEAITRDNSPVTADAVVYIRVRDAKRAFLEVDHYKTAVSNLAQTTLRAVLGDMELDDTLNKRQEINARIRTELDEPTDEWGIRVESVEVREVNPSQEVQKAMEQQTSAERRRRAMILEAQGERQSAIENAQGDKQSNIIRAQGEKQSQILEAQGDAISTVLRAKSAESMGERAIIEKGMETLEGIGDGESNTFVIPQELSSLVGRYGKHLSGSDVADDGTELGSLEFDAETRELIGLDDIDEILNQISKEADVDPEKLEEQAEAVQRGEDTGLTNTDEVIEEMDQELDADAGASGDTDADAGDDTENA
- a CDS encoding NfeD family protein, translated to MAVVEVFGQSLSFLLVVVGTTLCIMEALAPGAHLIVLGVALLAAGLIGLFVPAAATPFVLAGLVLAFGLASLYLYRNYELYQGTGRGQTRDSEDLRGSRGYVTEEVTPREGRIKLQSGGFDSSYSARTISGTIPEGEDVVVVDPGGGNVVTVEAVDGLDDIDRELEQELTDAEGS